In Vibrio diazotrophicus, the following proteins share a genomic window:
- the rplL gene encoding 50S ribosomal protein L7/L12 translates to MSITNEQILDAVAEMSVMQVVELITAMEEKFGVSAAAAVVAGGAAAGAAVEEQTEFNVILTAAGANKVSVIKAVRGATGLGLKEAKALVDGAPAPLKEAVSKEEAEALKKELEEAGATVEVK, encoded by the coding sequence ATGTCTATTACTAACGAGCAAATCCTAGACGCAGTTGCAGAAATGTCTGTAATGCAAGTTGTTGAACTAATCACTGCAATGGAAGAAAAATTCGGTGTTTCTGCTGCTGCTGCAGTTGTAGCTGGCGGCGCTGCTGCTGGTGCAGCTGTTGAAGAGCAAACTGAATTCAACGTAATCCTAACTGCTGCTGGTGCGAACAAAGTTTCTGTAATCAAAGCAGTACGTGGTGCAACTGGCCTAGGTCTTAAAGAAGCTAAAGCTCTAGTTGACGGCGCTCCAGCTCCTCTGAAAGAAGCTGTTTCTAAAGAAGAAGCAGAAGCACTGAAGAAAGAGCTTGAAGAAGCTGGTGCAACTGTTGAAGTTAAGTAA
- the rpoB gene encoding DNA-directed RNA polymerase subunit beta encodes MVYSYTEKKRIRKDFGTRPQVLDIPYLLSIQLDSFDKFIEQDPEGQYGLEAAFRSVFPIQSYNGNSELQYVSYRLGEPVFDVKECQIRGVTYSKPLRVKLRLVIFDKDAPAGTVKDIKEQEVYMGEIPLMTDNGTFVINGTERVIVSQLHRSPGVFFDSDKGKTHSSGKVLYNARIIPYRGSWLDFEFDPKDNLYVRIDRRRKLPASIILRALGKTTEEILDIFFEKVNFEVKDQTLMMELVPERLRGETATFDIEADGKVYVEKGRRVTARHIRQLEKDGVEFIEVPVEYTVGKVSSKDYINEATGEVIIAANQEISLEALANLSQAGYKKLEVLFTNDLDHGPFMSDTVRVDSTTDRISALVEIYRMMRPGEPPTKEAAETLFNSLFFSEERYDLSTVGRMKFNSSIGREDAGEQGTLDETDIIEVMKKLIAIRNGIGEVDDIDHLGNRRIRSVGEMAENQFRVGLVRVERAVKERLSLGDLDNVMPQDLINAKPISAAVKEFFGSSQLSQFMDQNNPLSEVTHKRRISALGPGGLTRERAGFEVRDVHVTHYGRLCPIETPEGPNIGLINSLSAFARCNEYGFLETPYRRVVDGVVTDEVDYLSAIEEGQFVIAQANAKLTEESTFADELITARQKGESGLHPREHVDYMDVATNQVVSIAASLIPFLEHDDANRALMGANMQRQAVPTLRADKPLVGTGIERNVAVDSGVTAVAKRGGVVQSVDASRIVVKVNEEELVPGEAGIDIYNLTKYTRSNQNTCINQRPCVMPGELVARGDVVADGPSTDLGELALGQNMRIAFMPWNGYNFEDSILVSERVVQEDRFTTIHIQELSCVARDTKLGAEEITADIPNVGEAALSKLDESGIVYIGAEVKGGDILVGKVTPKGETQLTPEEKLLRAIFGEKASDVKDTSLRVPNSVAGTVIDVQVFTRDGVEKDKRALEIEQMQLKEAKKDLTEEFQILEGGLFARVRSLLLTAGYSEAKVESIDRKQLLEQTLEDDELQTQLEQLAEQYDELKADFDKKFEAKRRKITQGDDLAPGVLKIVKVYLAVKRRIQPGDKMAGRHGNKGVISKINPVEDMPYDETGQPVDIVLNPLGVPSRMNIGQILEVHLGLAAKGIGDKINQMIKEQQELAKLREFLQKVYDLGETRQNVDIASMSDEEVRVLAGNLRNGLPIATPVFDGANEASIKELLTLADLPTSGQLTLFDGRTGDAFERPVTVGYMYMLKLNHLVDDKMHARSTGSYSLVTQQPLGGKAQFGGQRFGEMEVWALEAYGAAYTLQEMLTVKSDDVNGRTKMYKNIVDGNHSMEPGMPESFNVLLKEIRSLGINIELEDEE; translated from the coding sequence ATGGTTTACTCTTATACCGAGAAAAAGCGCATCCGTAAGGACTTTGGTACTCGTCCACAAGTACTGGACATTCCATACCTGCTATCGATCCAGCTCGATTCATTCGATAAATTTATCGAACAGGATCCTGAGGGACAATACGGTCTTGAAGCTGCTTTTCGTTCTGTATTTCCAATTCAGAGCTACAACGGCAATTCAGAGCTGCAATACGTTAGCTACCGTCTTGGTGAGCCAGTTTTTGACGTTAAAGAATGTCAAATCCGTGGTGTAACTTATTCAAAACCACTGCGCGTAAAACTACGCCTTGTGATTTTTGATAAAGACGCGCCAGCAGGTACTGTCAAAGATATTAAAGAACAAGAAGTCTACATGGGTGAAATTCCACTCATGACAGATAATGGTACCTTTGTAATTAATGGTACCGAGAGGGTTATCGTATCCCAGCTGCACAGAAGCCCAGGCGTATTCTTCGACAGCGATAAGGGTAAGACCCACTCTTCAGGTAAAGTTCTATATAACGCGCGTATCATTCCTTACCGTGGTTCATGGTTGGATTTCGAATTCGATCCAAAGGATAACCTATACGTACGTATTGACCGCCGTCGTAAACTACCAGCATCGATCATTCTTCGTGCTCTAGGTAAGACGACTGAAGAGATCCTTGATATCTTCTTCGAAAAAGTAAACTTCGAAGTGAAAGACCAAACTCTAATGATGGAGTTGGTGCCTGAGCGTCTACGTGGTGAAACGGCTACGTTTGACATCGAAGCTGATGGCAAGGTCTATGTAGAGAAAGGTCGTCGCGTTACGGCTCGTCACATCCGTCAACTTGAAAAAGATGGCGTTGAATTCATTGAAGTACCAGTTGAATACACAGTTGGTAAAGTATCTTCTAAAGATTACATCAATGAAGCGACTGGCGAAGTAATCATCGCGGCTAACCAAGAGATTAGCCTAGAAGCACTAGCGAACTTATCTCAAGCGGGATACAAAAAACTAGAAGTTCTATTTACGAACGATCTAGACCACGGTCCATTCATGTCTGACACTGTCCGTGTTGACAGCACAACTGACCGTATTTCTGCGCTTGTAGAAATCTACCGCATGATGCGCCCTGGCGAGCCGCCAACGAAAGAAGCGGCTGAAACGCTATTTAATAGCCTATTCTTCTCTGAAGAACGTTACGATCTATCAACTGTAGGTCGTATGAAGTTCAACAGCTCAATCGGTCGTGAAGACGCTGGTGAGCAAGGCACTCTTGATGAAACTGATATCATCGAAGTGATGAAGAAGCTTATCGCGATCCGTAACGGTATTGGCGAAGTGGACGATATCGACCACCTTGGCAACCGTCGTATCCGTAGCGTAGGCGAAATGGCAGAAAACCAATTCCGTGTTGGTCTTGTACGTGTTGAACGCGCAGTTAAAGAACGTCTAAGCCTAGGCGATCTAGATAACGTGATGCCACAAGATCTGATCAACGCGAAACCGATTTCTGCTGCTGTAAAAGAATTCTTTGGTTCTTCACAGCTTTCACAATTTATGGACCAAAACAACCCGCTTTCAGAAGTTACGCACAAACGTCGTATTTCTGCATTGGGTCCTGGTGGCCTTACTCGTGAACGTGCTGGCTTCGAAGTACGTGACGTACACGTAACTCACTACGGTCGTCTATGTCCTATCGAAACGCCTGAAGGTCCAAACATCGGTTTGATCAACTCTTTATCTGCGTTTGCACGTTGTAACGAGTACGGTTTCCTAGAAACTCCGTACCGTCGTGTAGTTGATGGTGTTGTTACTGATGAAGTTGATTACCTATCAGCTATCGAGGAAGGTCAATTCGTTATCGCTCAGGCGAACGCGAAGCTGACAGAAGAAAGCACTTTTGCTGACGAACTGATCACAGCACGTCAAAAAGGTGAATCTGGTCTTCACCCTCGTGAACACGTTGACTACATGGACGTTGCTACAAACCAAGTAGTATCTATCGCAGCTTCGCTTATCCCGTTCCTAGAACACGATGACGCGAACCGTGCATTGATGGGTGCGAACATGCAACGTCAGGCAGTTCCAACTCTAAGAGCAGACAAGCCTCTAGTTGGTACTGGTATTGAACGTAACGTAGCTGTTGACTCAGGTGTAACTGCTGTTGCTAAACGTGGTGGTGTTGTTCAGTCTGTGGACGCATCTCGTATCGTTGTTAAGGTTAATGAAGAAGAGTTGGTACCAGGTGAAGCGGGTATCGATATCTACAACCTAACTAAGTACACACGTTCAAACCAAAACACATGTATCAACCAGCGTCCTTGTGTGATGCCAGGTGAACTTGTTGCTCGTGGTGACGTAGTTGCAGATGGTCCTTCAACTGACCTAGGCGAATTGGCTCTTGGCCAAAACATGCGTATCGCATTTATGCCTTGGAACGGTTACAACTTCGAAGACTCGATCTTAGTTTCTGAGCGTGTTGTTCAAGAAGACCGCTTTACCACTATCCACATTCAAGAACTATCTTGTGTGGCTCGTGATACTAAGCTTGGTGCTGAAGAGATCACTGCGGATATTCCAAACGTAGGTGAAGCTGCTCTATCTAAATTGGATGAGTCAGGTATCGTTTACATTGGTGCAGAAGTTAAGGGTGGCGACATCCTAGTTGGTAAAGTAACACCTAAAGGTGAAACTCAGCTAACTCCAGAAGAGAAGCTACTACGCGCTATCTTCGGTGAAAAAGCTTCTGACGTTAAAGATACTTCACTACGTGTGCCTAACTCTGTTGCAGGTACGGTTATCGATGTACAAGTCTTCACTCGCGATGGCGTAGAGAAAGACAAGCGTGCACTTGAAATCGAACAAATGCAGCTGAAAGAAGCGAAGAAAGATCTTACTGAAGAGTTCCAAATTCTTGAAGGCGGTCTATTTGCACGTGTTCGTTCTCTGCTACTTACTGCAGGCTACAGCGAAGCTAAAGTTGAATCTATCGACCGTAAGCAGTTGCTAGAACAAACGCTAGAAGACGACGAACTACAAACTCAGCTAGAACAGCTAGCAGAGCAGTACGACGAACTGAAAGCTGACTTCGATAAGAAATTCGAAGCTAAGCGTCGCAAGATCACTCAAGGTGATGATCTAGCACCAGGTGTACTGAAGATCGTTAAAGTTTACCTAGCGGTGAAACGTCGCATCCAACCGGGTGATAAGATGGCGGGTCGTCACGGTAACAAGGGTGTAATCTCTAAGATCAACCCTGTTGAAGACATGCCTTACGATGAAACTGGTCAGCCAGTCGATATCGTACTTAACCCACTGGGTGTACCTTCGCGTATGAACATCGGTCAGATCCTAGAAGTTCACTTAGGTCTGGCGGCTAAAGGTATTGGTGACAAGATCAACCAAATGATTAAGGAACAGCAAGAGCTTGCTAAGCTGCGCGAATTCCTACAGAAGGTTTACGATCTTGGTGAAACTCGTCAGAACGTTGACATCGCTTCTATGAGCGATGAAGAAGTACGTGTGCTGGCTGGTAACCTACGCAACGGTCTACCGATTGCAACACCAGTATTTGATGGCGCGAACGAAGCTTCAATCAAAGAACTATTGACACTGGCAGACCTTCCAACGTCTGGTCAGTTGACATTGTTCGATGGTCGTACAGGTGATGCGTTTGAGCGTCCTGTAACTGTTGGTTACATGTACATGCTGAAACTGAACCACCTTGTTGATGACAAGATGCATGCTCGTTCTACGGGTTCTTACAGCCTTGTTACTCAGCAACCACTTGGTGGTAAAGCTCAGTTCGGTGGTCAGCGTTTCGGTGAGATGGAAGTATGGGCACTTGAAGCTTACGGTGCTGCTTACACGCTACAAGAAATGCTAACAGTTAAGTCGGATGACGTTAACGGCCGTACTAAGATGTATAAGAACATCGTAGATGGCAACCACAGCATGGAACCTGGCATGCCAGAATCGTTCAACGTATTGTTGAAAGAGATTCGCTCGCTAGGTATCAACATCGAGCTAGAAGACGAAGAGTAA